AGTACCGGGCAGGGCTTTGGCCTGGTACTAAACTGTCCCCACGAAAATTTCCCGCCAGGGGGAGCGGTTTAGTATCGGGCAGagccttggcccggtactaatgtgaccaatttagtaccgggcctttGTGGCGCCCGGAATTAAATGCCCCAGgagacagtttagtaccgggcgtaggcacagcccggtactaaactaccATCCCTATATAAGCCGGGACTTAGATTTCGTTCCCATTCCCCCTCTCGATCTCCCTCTCGCTCTCGTCGACGTCGttgccggccgccccgctcggcccagccccctcgatgccgccccgccgccctcgACTGCCACCGCGCCTGCCTCgaccgccgctacgccctcgacgccgacccgccgcgccggccaccccCCTTGACGCCGACCCGGGCCGCGCGGCGCCGGCTCGACCTCGACCGTCGTCGACCCACGCCGCTCCCTgccctcgaccgccgccgcgttgCCCTCGACCCGCGACTTCGACTACCGCCTCCGGACCGCCGCTGGCCGCGCGCCCAtgccccgccgcccccggctcAACACAAGAGGGCTGACGTCAGCACTACTACGTTCTAACGTCAGTTTTTCTTAAATTATGTGGTTAATTGGAATaaatgtagaaaattatagaaaatagttagaaaaatatagaaaatagtTGGGGAATTATAGAAAATAGTTAGgatttttttaattatgttgAAAAAGCCaaaaaaagatagaaaataaataggagaaaatagtTAGGAAATTATCGAAATAGGTAGAAAACTATAGAAATAGGTAGAAAAACatagaaaatttagaaaatTGTTGGAGGATCATGGAAATTTGTTGATAATTGTTGAAAATTGTTGGAGGATCATGGAAAATTATTGAAAATTGTTGAAAAATTGTATAATCATGTATTTAGTGTAGAAAATTGTTATTATATATATGAGTTTAATAATTTTTGTAATGTTGCAATATGATGTATACCTGATGTATTCATATTataaatttattatatattGTAGAAAATTTTCATATTTTCTGATGTATTCATATTATCACGACACGTAATTCCATATGTATTTCAGATGTACTTTCTAATGTATTTCTGATGTATTCATATTATCACGACACGTAATTCCATATGTATTTCTAATGTACTTTCTGATGTATTTCTGATGTATTCATATTATCATGACACGTAATTCCATATGTATTTCTGATGCACTTTCTGATGTATTCATATTATCATGACACGTAATTCAATACAAAACTCCGCATCTTATATAATTTCGCGTATCACACATAACTCCGCGTATTATATATGTTTGCATAGGGATCGAGATGGATCCCTTTCAACGTAATTTCGAAGACGAGTATGCCCTCCATGAAATGATCGAAGAAGGCACCCAGGCCACAGGGTGTTTCCAAGAGGATCAAAACGAGGATGATGGCAGCCAGTATCTCAATGATACCGGTGATGGCGATGCCGAAACTATAGAAGAAATGCATGTGGAAAATGACATCCCCGAGGTATATGGAATTCGATCACAGCATATGAGATACTAATGTATGTCAAACGTgtagtaatatatatatatatatatatatatatatatatatatatatatatatatatatatatatatatatatatatatatatatataatttcagGCTTCCGGATCAAAGAGCTCGAAACGTAAACGAGGCTCGAAGAAAAAGATGGAGGGGCGTACCACGATCACCTCGTTGCACCCGGATGGGGAACCCAAGTCTCCCAAGGGGGTTAAGATGACTGTGCTGAATCAGTGCGGCTGTTATGTCAGGGAGAACATCCCAATTAGCTTCAAGCTCTGGAAGAAAACCAAAAGCACTGATAATGATGCTGACATCGTCCCTGAAACAGAGAagcaaatgctatgggcagatgtcaaacaACACTTCAATTTCCCAGAGGACAAAGAAGAAAtctttaaggattgggtcatgaagaagatggctatttcTTTCCAGACGTTCAAGAAGAATTTGAATAAAGACTACATAAAGAAGGGCCGCGTGCCAGAATTCTAGAAACACTTCAAGAAGCAACATCCtttttgggatgcatttgtggagtACAAACTGTCCGAGACCAGCAAGAAAAGGACAGCACAAGCCAAAGAGAACGCGAGCAAAAAGATACACTttcatcatcttgggcaaggaggttATTCGACGGCGATCCCCAAATGGCAGAAAATGGAAGACGACCTCACTGCAAGGGGAATCATACCGGCGACTTTCGACTGGCCGCAGCGAGCAAAGCATTTCTTCTACACTCATGGAGGCTCCCTAAACCCGGAAGATGGCTCACTTATCACTAGCAACGCCATAAGAGAAGCGGCGAATAGGATGGATGAggcactaaaggccgtgtccGAAGGCAGTTTAAAGCCGGATAGAGAGAAAGATGAGCTGACGTATGCTCTCGGAacaccggaacacacaggacgtgtgcGAGGTATGGGTGTAGTTCCgtggaagcatggcttcagtgctGACATTTAAACCTATCGAAGCCGATCCAGGAAGAAGGCTGAACAGGAAGATAAGATGCGTGCCCTGGAACAAAGGATAGCTTCGATTGAAGGGGTAATGGCAGCTAGCAGCCAGGCACACCAACAAGAAGCCAGATCAGCCGCCAATTTGGAGAGCAGCCCCGGCTCGCAATGCTGTAGCAGCGTCGCTTCCACGGAGCACCTAGCCAGAGGTCAACCCACAGTGGTTGTGGACGAGTCAGCACATTACCCGGTGGATGACATCACCATGAGGACACCCTGCAAACTTCTGTATCAGCAGAGGAAAAAGATCAAACTGGTCGCACACGGCATTGCTGAAGTGCCTGTCCAAGGTGGGACAATTCATGGCAGGCCGATTCCGGAAGGATATGCTAGGGTCATGGTCAATCGAGTCAAGccaggatgggaagacctcgacctcgagatccctggaggtgatggagaagaggaacttgGACACGCTGTGCACACATGGATCTGTTGGAACAAGCGGTACATACGATTGGCCGGAGTACACTTCGCCGATACAACAACTCCTGGCTCCGAGCCCGCCGAGTCACCGGCAGCCCAAAGAGGTCCCAGTCCGAGTCCAGCTCCGAGATCACCACCGGTACCACAAAAGAGTCCCAGTCCAGCTCCGAGatcaccaccggcaccacaaaGGAGTCTCAGTCCGTCTCCAAGATCAGCACCGGTTGCAGAAAAGAGTCCCAGTCCAGATCCAAGATCAGCACCGGCAGCACAAAAGAGTCCCAGTCCGACTCCAAGATCAGCACCGGCAACAAAAAAGAGTCCCAGTCCGGCTCCCGATGATGCAAGGGACTCAAGTGCCAACTCAGGGCCTTGGGTCCCACAGTCACCGCCTCCGAAGGCGAAGAAGGAGAGCGTGAAGCCTTCggtcccaccgccaccgcctccgaaGGCGAGGAAGAGCACAAAGGTTGCACCGCCTCCTAAGAAGAGGAACAccccaaagaagaagaaagaaaagcctCCACCACCGAAGTTAGCATACCATATGACTCAGGAGGAATTGGAAGAAAGTGTGCGCCAGCACATCAGAGATCATTTCGCGCCTAAAAAGCCTCCACCGGTGCATCAATGGTCAGAAGCAGATAAGAAATACTTCAGATCTTTACTCCAACCGAAGTACAGGGCACCCCTATCAGACTACGACCGCCAGATCACAAAGTCCTGGGAGAAGCCAAGTAACCTTCGGCGCAACCAAGTTCCCCAGCTCGGACAACAGTCCAAGCAATCGATACCCCCACTCAAAGTGCTTTCCGAGAAGGATGCAGCTACTGCTTAGTTTGTGCTGGAAAGCggcctcacaaaagctcagctgcTCGAAGGGGCAGAAATAGAGGTTCACCCAGGGGCAAACAAAAAACCTTTCAAGTTGGGGGACCTCTTATTTGGGAAGAGTTGATTCCGACGCTACCAACTAGGATGCGTGAGTTGCATGCATGGTACATGAAAGCAAGTGCATCGAAGAATGTAGTGTTCTGTGCCCGAGTACAAGATAGGCATTTCCATCGGGGGATGGATGACATATGGATTGAATTTGAAAATCTTTATGATCTGTACCATCAAGACGCCTTAGACAAGTCTCTCCTCAGTATATTTTGTATGTGAGTGTACTTCATCCTACCATTTGTATATagtactctagctctactaattatgtgttttctcatcctcttccttcttTTTCAATTGTGTAGGATGAAGGTTCAAGAATGCCAGAAAAATGGGTACTATCATGTCGGCATCATAGACCCATATAATATACATGAGGAGAGTGTCAAGAAATGgcctaatcggaccgagaacAACATACTCAGGGCCTTGTATAAGCAGAATACTTGTCAATACATTTTGTTACCGTACAACTTCGAGTgagttctttatcttttttcttgacttgactatatatatgtgtatatatatccaatATTTCTTATACATATATGTGTATGAAACAGGTTCCACTGGATCCTTCTTATTATCGAGATCGATAAATGCCGAGTTCGGGTGTACGACTCCATGAGGAAGCCAACATATTATTACCAAAACCTCATAAACATCATCCAAAGGGCATGGGCTCGCTTCCTCCAAAAACATATAGGAATCTCGTCACCACCAGCCCCGCTAGAATTCAACGCTAACTGGCCGGTACGAAtacatatcgcacatctactatCGTTTCTTTAATCAACATAAATATTTCATAACCCTTctatatatatgaatatatagATTATGAGACAAGCGCTAGGAAACAACCTATGTGGCTACTACGTATGTGAGTACATGGTGGATTTTTGTTGCCGCAGCTCGATGTCACGACATGAATTCAATGTACGTAGAACAATATTACTAACAATTACTTGCATTTAGTTCCATCTAGGTATTAATTGAAAATATTGGTGTTTGCACTTGACAGATTTCTTGTATGGCGGAAGACCTCATCCAATCGGAAAGAATCAAAGCAATTCAAGGTCAATCTGTGGATTCCTCCTAGATGAGGTCAAAAATCCAAATGGAGAATTTTATACGGATCCTAAGATAAGTGTGGGTCGAGCGGATCCGAATAAGGACATCAGCGATGATGAGGCGCGTAAGGACCCTTAGTATCTTGTAAAAAATTTATCAGACAAAACTTATGTGCACGACGActtgtaaatatattatgaaTCCCGAGTTCATTATTAACATATTTATATTAGAAGTACatataatatttcaagtttatgtaattataataaatatattttattgtaTGCTAGATACGAATACGCAGACGTACACGAATATGAATACGCAAACGTATACGAATACGAATTAGTTGAAAccccaaaaaatgaaaaaacagaaaagaaaaaaaaacatttagtgccggtcggtgttaccgaccggtactaaagtgctCCACCTGCGGAGCCTGCGTGGCAAGCACTTTtgtaccggtcggtgttaccgagccgcctgaccggtactaagtggcgGCCCACTTAGTACCGGCCAGGCGGTACCGGGCGGGCGCCCGGTACAAACCGGGATTTCCGGCCCGGTACGTATGTgcatttttctagcagtgggTGGAGTCCACTAAAATGGCATTACAAATGCCTAGCCGAGTTCAGAGTCTGCAAACAGTCCATCAACGATCAAACAGTCGTGTTCTGTGGCCTTTAACAGTGAACATTCAATCAGTTAGAACATTTCCCACTCCTAATTAGTACATGTAAACGTTCTGAATGTCTGAATAAATGATGTGCAGTAAGTCTCGATGCATCTATTCAGGACCAATTATCTTAAAAGAAATCTCTGTTAGGAATCTGCAAAAACACCGTCAGCCAGCAATGACTGCACGATCACGGACACAATGAGATACTTGAGATGCTAATTTGACTTAAGAGTGGCAAGGTTGCCTCAGGATTCCAAAGTGCTGCGCTGACAGCATTGGGAAATAGTGGTAACATTTGTATGTGAGGCAAATCGACCCTTCAAAATTAAAATCTTTCATATGATATTCTTAATTTCTGAATTCATGTGATCTCCACCAATGAAATTATTGAGCAAAGACAAGCCCATGATGAAACTGACAATAATGAAATTTTATAAAGTCCTCTACGGTTTTAGTAGCTCATCATTCAAACATGCATAGATTTTTTTGTCCCATGCCCCGACTTCCGCAAACAAATTGTTAGACAGCTGTATTAGGCCGGCCTCATGGGCCTTTGGTCAAGTGCCGCACGGGCCTTATGGCCGTGTGCTCACTTTGGGTAACCTAGAGTGATTAGGACTAGATTAGGCAAGGATCACTATTGATTGGTATTGTTCTATAAACTCTAGGACATCCTTGCCTATATATCTTGTACTTGTGCTTTGCACCATAATCAATTTATTATTTTCCCAAGCCATTCTTGctttcatggtatcacgagtccggGTTCTCCAAACCCCGATTCTCCTTCCGCTGCCCGAGTTAGAGATGTCAGGGACTATCCCTCCCGTTCCCAACGCCGCCGGCAAcaaggacgccgccgccatcgccaacGCTGAGCGCGAAGCACGCGCTCGCCAGGCCAAGGCCACGCGCGATGCCACCCTCAAGGAAGCCGAGGCTGCAGAGTAggatgcggccgccgccgggcaggAGGGCGACACCACGGCTAATCGCGCGCGCCGCCcatgcccgcgccgccgccgctcgtctgAAGACCGCTGCCGCCGTTCCCGATCCCGACGGCGACCATGACAATGACGATGCCCTCGACAGCAGCGACGTCACCACACACGTCTCCGATCCGAACCGTACCGCCTTCAACAATGTCGTGCTTCTCCATGAAGCTGTGgctctcctccacctccacgccCAAGCGGTCGCTGTCAACATCCGGAGTGTCGTCCATGTCATCCTCGACGTCAACTCTGGCAGTTACACACGGTGGCGTGAACAGTTCGTCCTCACCGTCAGGAAGTACACTCTCTAGGTCCACATCTTCTCCGACGTCGCCTAGCCTGGGAACCCTGACTGGGCACGTATGGACTGCGTCGTCCGGTCCTGGATTGCTGGCACTATTTCCCACAACCTCGCCGACACCGTCCTCGAGCGGAACTCCACTGCGCGCTCGGCAGGGCTTGCCGTCGAGACCCCATTCCTTGGGAATCGCGAGACACGCACCCTCCACCCCAACGTCATGTTCCGGAACTTCGTTCAAGGTGATCTTTCTGTTACAGATTACCGCAAGAAGATCAAGCAGATGGTGGCCGAACTTTGCGAGCTGGGCGAGCCCGTCACCGACCGCACACTGGTTCTCAATGTGCTGCGCGGCCTCAACGATCGCTAAGCTGCCCTAGGGATGTatctccgccgcggccgggcgTTCCCTTCCTTCCTTGAGGTCCGGAACGACCTCCTTCTGGAGAAGCTCAATGCCGTCAACTGCATCTCCGTGCACTCCACTGCCCTCGTCGCCTCGGCACCCACAGCCTCTCGGCCCCCTACACCATCCCCTGCGCCCAAGTCGAGCAATCGCTCCCGAGGCGGGTCCAGGGGCTCCGTGGGCTCCAGCGGCTCCTCCAAGTCTTGTCGCAGCAAGCGCGACAAGGTCTCTggcaacagcggcggcggcggcagcaccacCCCTCCTtccagcggtggtggcggcaaCAGGGGGGCACCTGCGCCCTCCACCGGGACTCTGGCCCCACTTGGGCCATGGCCGTCTCTGCTGAACCCCTGGACCGGGTCCATCCAAATGTGGCCCGGCCAGCTGGGGTTCGCGTCTCAACCCGGCCCGCAGCCGCAGCAGGCCATGCTGGCCATTTAGGCGCTGCAGGCCCAGCACGCCCAGCTGCAGGCACAGGCCCTCCTCCAGGCGCAGGCCTACCAGCAAGCGCAGGCGCAGCTTTAGGCAGACCAGCAGTAGGCGCCGCAAGCCACGCTGCCTCAGGCGGCCATGTGGGCCGTGCCGGGCTACCTCAAACCGGCCATGGGCCTTCCTTCATGGGACCAACAATCTCTGGTGTCCATGTTCAGCACCATGTCGCTAAACACTCCGCAACAAAACGAATGGTATTTCGACTCACGTGTCTCCTCCCACATGACCTCTGATCCTTCCACTCTCTCTTTTGCATCTTCCCCGCGGTTTCCCTCTCCTTCGTCGATTGTTGTTGGTAATGGTTCTCTTCTACCGGTTACCGCCACTGGTATAGCACGCCTTCCAGGCCCCTTCTCTCTTAATAACATTCTTGTTTCTCTGAACCTTATTAAGAATCTTATTTCTGTACGCCGGTTTACTTGTGACAACAATTGTTCCATTGAGTTTGATCCCGCTGGTTgttctgtgaaggatcttcggtcTAGGAGAGTGATCGCCAGGTGCAATAGCTCCGCCCCCCTCTACCCGCTGCAGCTGCCCACTGCCACCTCCCTTGTCGTTGGTGCTGACGCCACTCTTTGGCACCGCCGCCTAGGACACCTTGGTCATGAGGCTCTCGCCAAGCTCGCTCCCGCCATACCTTCATGTAATAAAGATAGTAGCAGCTCTTTGTGTCATGCATGTCAGCTAGGTCGCCATACTTGGCTACCTTTTCAATCGTCCTCCTCTCGTGCGTTGAGTAGATTTGATGTTATACATTGTGATCTTTGGACATCCCCTGTGATCAGTGTCTCGCATCATAAGTACTATTTGGTCATCCTGGACGATTTTTCGCACCACTTATGGATGTTTCCGCTACAGCTTAAGTCTGACACATTTCCTATGCTTGCTAACTTCTTTGCTCATGTGACCACCTAGTATGGCGCCACTATCAAGGCAGTCCAGTGCGGCAACGGCCGTGAGTTCGACAACTTCAGCGCCTACACATTCCTCCTTGCTCATGGGGTTCATGTAAGTGCATTTggccccctaagtgggttttgatgATAATGACATGCACGATTAAGGAGCTAACATGTTTATTGAGTTATGAGCAggaattaaaatcattgaaataAGCAAGAGCAATTAACGACGCCAGATTTGCTAAAGAGACGGTGATTGAGTGTAACATCCCGaatttttacggaatgttatatagtgcaaaaatgtgaaatttcaaaaactttttgtgtgcatGTGTAACTAGGTAGAAATAATGTAAGGTTGATCTCTTCTTCCATCtccaattcaaattaaaagcaAACAAATATAAGGATATAAATGTTAGTGTGCTATATTTGGAGTTGGAGTTTATTTAGATCTACCTTGTTTCAAATTTGGTTTGATTGGATTTTGTTTGAAGTTGGGTGGCAAATAATTTGAATTAAGCCATTCAAATTATTTGCAAAAGCTAACTCAAACCCCTAACTAACCTTGGGCCTAAATCACCTAACCTACCCAACCACCCCTTCCTCACTAGCCGGCCTGCTCAACCCGCACAGCCCAGCACACCGGCCCGCTAAGAACGCCACCGCCGGCCCGATCCGGCCCAGCCTCACGCAGCACACGCCGCACGCTGCCTTCCCTCCGCCTTGTGTCGCTGACACcccgggcccacacgtcagcgtgCCCCTGTacctttttctccttcctcccgacGCCTCTCTGTTTTtcgcggacgccgccgctcgccccgcgcGCTCCACCTGCTCCCGCGCGACTGCCTCCGCTCCGCGACAAGGCACGGAGACCACCCGGCCACGCGCCTTGACCGCCTGCGCTCCTTTTTTCCAAGTGCTCCGCGCCGTGAACCCCGACGCCGAGCTGCCTGATCCCGCCGTGTGTCCCGCCTCTGCGACACGTCCAATCGACGCCCTTGGCGTCCGTGCTCAGACCCGCGAACCCTAGCCCGGCCGCCTATAAAGCCGTCCGCAgccgccgcaaaccctagccgtccCTCCCTTCGCTCcaatcgagcgccgccgccaccaaatTGAGaagaccgaggaggaggagtggaagcagaggagaggagaggagccaggagcgccgctgccgctcgtcGACTGACGCCATGCCAAGTGGGGAAGGAGGAAGCCAAGGAGAAGTGGAGAGCCACGGAGTCGAGGAGGTGAaccgcgccgccacgccgccacggGGAGCTCCACCAGGCCGGCACCCCGAACGATGACCACGACGTTCCTGCCCGGCACAGCACAGCCTCGCGTCTACCCTGCTTCGCCTCGCCACCACGTCACGCTTGACCTCCACGAGCCCGCTAGTGAGCCTGCCATCTGCCGCACCCCTGTCTTTCACctttggccgccgccgcgccatggcctcgCCGCGGCCATGCCTGGCGTAATCCATGCGCATTCAGTCAAAAGGCCGCCCCTTTTTCCTTTGCCTTGCTGTCCGGCGAGCCTCTATCGCCGATGAGCCATCCCTTAGCGTGCCCTATGGTCCCCGTCCTCCATTTCTGCAGGAGCCGACGTGGAGCGTCGCCGTAGCCCGTAGCCTCCTCTGTAACACTGTCGCCACTGCCTCGCCACGCCACGGTCTCGCCATGGCCGTGCTGGGCATACGCACGCGCGCGACCTGGCCATGCGTCTGACCCTGCACGCCGCCTTTTGGGCATGCCTGCGCGGCGCCATCGCCGCACCGTGGCTATGCCCGGCGCACGTGCGCACACCGCCCAGGCTTGAGCCACGCCCTTTTGGCCCGCACACACCGCCTCGCGCATGCTCGCGCCTGGCCCAGCTCCACCTTGCCGCCGTGCAGTCTCGTTTTGCTTTGCTGCTCACCGTCGAGGCCGAAAGGCCACGCCTTTCATCTCGCCTGAGCGTGCCGCAGCCCTGCCTGGCCTCGCCATGCACGACCACCGCGGCCAACGCCGCAACGCCACGCGCGTGTCGTTGTCGGTCTGTCGCAGCATACCGTCGAGCACCTGCTGTGCACACACCCACACAGCCCCCTTC
This portion of the Panicum virgatum strain AP13 chromosome 2N, P.virgatum_v5, whole genome shotgun sequence genome encodes:
- the LOC120659093 gene encoding uncharacterized protein LOC120659093 — encoded protein: MYLRRGRAFPSFLEVRNDLLLEKLNAVNCISVHSTALVASAPTASRPPTPSPAPKSSNRSRGGSRGSVGSSGSSKSCRSKRDKVSGNSGGGGSTTPPSSGGGGNRGAPAPSTGTLAPLGPWPSLLNPWTGSIQMWPGQLGFASQPGPQPQQAMLAI